CGATCTTTATCCCCCTGGCTTTGTCGCTGGGCTACGATTCTCTGGTGGGCGTCTCCATCCCCTTTCTCGGCGCAGCCGCCGGCTTTGCCGGGGCGGTGTTCAATCCCTTCACCGTCGGCATCGCCCAGGGCATTGCGGAATTGCCGCTCTACTCGGGTATGGCCTATCGGCTTTTTGTCTGGATTCTCAGCACGGTCTTTATGATCCTGTTTGTCCTTCGCTATGCCGCCAAGGTCAAAGCGAATCCAAGGATCAGTCCGGTCTACGACATCGATCAGCATCGGGGACTGCATATCGAACCGGCGAATCTGACTCCAGCCCCGCTGGAAAAAAGACATCGCTCTGTGCTGTTCGCTGGTCTGCTGGCTCTGGCACTGCTGGTTTTCGGCGTGCTGAAATACAAATGGTACATCTATGAGATCGGTGCGCTGTTTCTCGGATTAGGCATTATCGCAGGCGTGGTCGGCCGGCTTTCGGCGGATGAAATCACTGACAGCTTTAAAGCGG
This genomic interval from bacterium contains the following:
- a CDS encoding YfcC family protein; amino-acid sequence: IFIPLALSLGYDSLVGVSIPFLGAAAGFAGAVFNPFTVGIAQGIAELPLYSGMAYRLFVWILSTVFMILFVLRYAAKVKANPRISPVYDIDQHRGLHIEPANLTPAPLEKRHRSVLFAGLLALALLVFGVLKYKWYIYEIGALFLGLGIIAGVVGRLSADEITDSFKAGARDMVGVAFIIAIARAILVVAGDGKILDVMLYQLAGLIAHLPRVVAAQAMFVTQGIINFFVHSGSGQAVLTMPIMSPLADVIGITRQTAVLAFVFGEGWINPILPTSGVTMGVLGLAAIPWEKWARWLLPMQIFFFILALLLLIPPVIFNWS